One Saccharomycodes ludwigii strain NBRC 1722 chromosome VI, whole genome shotgun sequence DNA segment encodes these proteins:
- the RBG2 gene encoding Rbg2p (similar to Saccharomyces cerevisiae YGR173W | RBG2 | RiBosome interacting Gtpase): protein MGVIEKIKAIEEEMARTQKNKATEHHLGLLKGKLARYRQQLLEEAANSNGSGGPGTGFEVAKSGDARVCLIGYPSVGKSSLLGQITETKSEIAHYSFTTLTSVPGVLKYQGAEIQIVDLPGIIYGASQGKGRGRQVVATARTADLILMVLDATKGAHQRESLEKELEAVGIRLNKERPNIYFKKKETGGIKVNFLSPPKANLTEEAIKLLLKDYRIHNAEVLVRDDKCTIDDFIDILNDKHCNYIKCLYAYNKIDSVSLEEVDRLARQPNTVVISCEQKLGLDDLVDEIWYQLNVSRVYTKKRGSKPDFSDPLVVRNDSTIQDLCHSIHRDFKDKFKYALVWGSSAKHSPQKCGLTHKIHDEDVLTLFTK from the coding sequence atggGTGTTATTGAAAAGATCAAAGCCATCGAGGAAGAGATGGCTCGTACTCAAAAAAACAAGGCCACAGAGCATCATTTGGGTCTACTAAAGGGTAAATTGGCAAGATATAGACAACAGCTTTTGGAAGAAGCTGCCAACAGTAATGGAAGTGGTGGTCCGGGCACTGGGTTCGAAGTAGCGAAAAGTGGAGACGCTCGTGTCTGTTTAATTGGTTATCCTTCTGTCGGTAAATCTAGTTTATTGGGCCAAATAACAGAAACTAAATCAGAAATTGCCCACTATTCCTTTACTACTTTAACATCTGTCCCTggtgttttaaaatatcaaggAGCTGAAATCCAAATTGTAGATTTGCCAGGTATTATTTATGGGGCTTCCCAGGGGAAGGGACGTGGTAGACAAGTTGTTGCCACTGCTAGGACAGCTGATTTAATCTTGATGGTCTTGGATGCAACAAAGGGTGCGCATCAGAGGGAGAGTTTAGAAAAGGAATTAGAAGCAGTTGGAATTAGGTTAAATAAGGAAAGgccaaatatttatttcaaGAAGAAGGAGACTGGTGGTATCAAGGTTAACTTTTTGTCTCCGCCAAAGGCTAATTTAACGGAAGAAGCTATAAAGTTACTTTTGAAGGATTATCGGATTCATAATGCAGAAGTGTTGGTTAGGGATGACAAATGTACCATAGATGATTtcattgatattttaaatgacAAACATTgcaattatataaaatgtcTTTATGCCTATAACAAGATAGATTCTGTATCACTAGAAGAAGTTGATAGATTGGCTCGTCAGCCTAACACAGTGGTTATATCATGTGAACAAAAATTGGGATTAGATGATTTAGTGGATGAAATATGGTATCAATTGAATGTGAGTCGTGTTTATACTAAGAAAAGAGGGTCTAAACCTGATTTCTCAGATCCTTTGGTTGTTAGAAATGACTCTACTATTCAAGATTTATGCCACTCCATCCATAGGGATTTTAAAGATAAGTTTAAGTATGCATTGGTCTGGGGCTCTTCTGCAAAGCATTCTCCTCAAAAATGTGGATTGACACACAAGATACATGATGAAGACGTGCTTACCTTATTTActaaatga
- the YIP1 gene encoding transporter YIP1 (similar to Saccharomyces cerevisiae YGR172C | YIP1 | Ypt-Interacting Protein) — MSFYNNNGFYQPNSSSGYSFPQGSMNTFNHAQPNSTGTGGNIVPEEQLPTGLLNAFSTRGYSYEPPLLEELGINFHDIWSNTKSALLLKKTEINDSNSIDLTGPLFFVLIYGIFLLMSGKLHFGYIYGVGLFGSLSLHFLLKLMGNNSNGLQFLQTTSILGYSFLPLCILSGIGIFLSLHNIMGLIISLISVCWCTFSSSGKFMKVLQLNNARALVAYPLFIFYTVFASMAVFV, encoded by the coding sequence ATGTCCTTCTATAACAACAATGGCTTTTATCAACCAAATTCATCTTCTGGGTACTCTTTCCCACAAGGTTCTATGAACACCTTTAACCATGCCCAGCCAAATAGTACTGgcactggtggtaacatTGTACCAGAAGAACAATTACCCACAGGGTTGTTAAACGCATTTTCCACAAGGGGTTATTCTTACGAACCTCCTCTATTAGAAGAACTCGGTATTAACTTCCATGATATCTGGTCTAATACGAAGTCTgctttattattgaaaaaaactGAAATTAATGATAGTAATTCCATTGATTTAACTGGCCCACTATTTTTCGTTTTAATttatggtatttttttgttgatgaGTGGTAAACTACATTTCGGGTACATATACGGCGTGGGTTTATTTGGTTCATTATCTTtgcattttcttttgaaattgATGGGCAACAACAGTAACGGTTTACAATTTTTACAAACTACAAGCATTTTAGGGTATTCATTTTTGCCACTATGTATTTTATCTGGAATAGGCATTTTTTTGTCCTTACATAATATAATGGGTCTCATAATTAGTTTGATTTCTGTTTGCTGGTGCACTTTTAGTAGTAGTGGCAAATTTATGAAAGTTTTACAATTGAATAATGCGAGAGCACTAGTAGCATATcctttatttatcttttatacAGTATTTGCATCAATGGCTGTATTTGTGTAA
- the MSM1 gene encoding methionine--tRNA ligase MSM1 (similar to Saccharomyces cerevisiae YGR171C | MSM1 | Mitochondrial aminoacyl-tRNA Synthetase Methionine): MKFTSALCSGGKKINFFHITTPIFYPNAKPHLGHLYTGLLSDVRGRWSKLNQVNTKFITGTDEHGLKIQNAALKAHVTPQKFVDNLCLEFKKLDSKGWIDYTRFIRTTDTDHIQNVIELWKKCFAKGFIYKGQHKGWYSISDETFYPESQVVEVLPNGKEIPLNKSEVFDQDNITNRSFINTESRNKVVYQSEINYFFKLSEFKCKLIDYIRFENPDFIKPEMRKEQILKELESSKELQDLSISRPAARLTWAIEVPNDPSQKIYVWFDALCNYITSIGSVQSLTKNEGDPINIKWWENTTHVIGKDIIKFHAIYWPAFLMAAGLPLPKQIYVHGHWLSNGVKMSKSLGNVVDPIAMIDYYGVDPVRWYILENSCLEADGDFIESQLWQTRELLVSKWGNLITRCCSPKFDLKRAVGKFSGNTDNNSSIFLELCSRYLEKDLAPTYTKLLNDLEVLPALMDNYITNFNMQQALKLLWSILNDTNTFIQTTEPWKCKDNQDKQDLIIYLAVEVSRILSILSQPVIPQLSAQFLDRIKVSPERRGLEYAALGKDDNYGVACNKKGAMPITRIPIREKHL; this comes from the coding sequence ATGAAATTTACATCCGCATTGTGTTCTGGTGGTAAAAagataaacttttttcatATAACTACACCGATCTTTTATCCTAATGCCAAACCACATTTAGGTCACTTATATACAGGTTTACTTTCCGATGTTCGAGGTAGATGGAGTAAACTTAATCAAGTAAACACCAAGTTTATTACAGGCACAGATGAACATGGCTTGAAAATCCAGAATGCAGCTTTAAAAGCACATGTAACCCCACAAAAATTTGTTGATAATTTATGTttagaatttaaaaaattggattCTAAAGGTTGGATTGATTATACAAGATTTATAAGAACAACAGATACAGACCATATTCAAAACGTAATTGAATTATGGAAGAAATGCTTTGCCAAAgggtttatatataaaggcCAACATAAAGGCTGGTATTCTATTAGTGATGAAACTTTTTATCCAGAATCGCAAGTGGTAGAGGTTTTGCCAAATGGCAAGGAGATACCATTGAATAAATCGGAGGTGTTTGATCAAGACAACATCACAAATAGGTCTTTTATCAACACTGAATCTAGAAATAAAGTTGTTTATCAATCTGAAATcaactatttttttaaattgagTGAATTCAAATGCAAGTTAATTGATTATATCCGTTTTGAAAATCCAGATTTCATCAAACCTGAAATGAGGAAAgaacaaattttaaaagagcTGGAATCCTCTAAAGAGTTACAAGATTTGTCAATCTCTAGACCAGCCGCAAGACTAACTTGGGCCATCGAAGTTCCGAATGATCCTTCTCAGAAAATTTATGTCTGGTTTGATGCCTTGTGTAACTACATTACTTCAATTGGCAGTGTCCAAAGTCTTACAAAAAACGAAGGTGACCCAATTAATATCAAATGGTGGGAAAATACTACTCATGTTATTGggaaagatattattaaatttcaTGCCATTTATTGGCCAGCCTTTTTAATGGCTGCTGGACTGCCTCTGCCCAAACAAATATATGTTCATGGCCATTGGTTAAGCAATGGTGTTAAAATGAGCAAAAGTTTGGGCAATGTCGTTGATCCAATTGCAATGATTGATTATTACGGTGTTGATCCTGTCAGATGGTACATTTTAGAAAACAGCTGTTTGGAGGCCGATGGTGATTTTATTGAATCCCAACTGTGGCAAACCAGAGAACTACTAGTTTCTAAATGGGGTAATTTAATTACTCGTTGTTGCTCACCTAAATTTGATCTGAAAAGAGCTGTTGGGAAGTTTTCTGGAAATActgacaataatagtagtatttttttggaactTTGTTCAAGATATCTAGAAAAAGATTTGGCTCCAACCTATACAAAATTACTAAACGACCTTGAAGTATTGCCAGCACTAAtggataattatataaCCAATTTTAACATGCAACAagctttaaaattattatggTCTATATTGAATGATACAAACACGTTTATACAAACAACTGAGCCATGGAAATGTAAAGATAATCAAGATAAGCAAGATCTAATTATTTACTTAGCTGTAGAAGTTAGTAGAATTTTATCTATATTATCACAACCTGTTATTCCTCAACTGTCTGCTCAATTTTTAGATAGAATTAAGGTGTCTCCAGAAAGAAGGGGTTTGGAATATGCAGCATTGGGTAAAGATGATAATTATGGTGTTGCTTGTAATAAAAAGGGTGCCATGCCAATCACTAGAATCCCAATAAGGGAAAAACATTTATGA
- the POL31 gene encoding DNA-directed DNA polymerase delta subunit POL31 (similar to Saccharomyces cerevisiae YJR006W | POL31 | POLymerase) has product MKDLLEKYNKQRAAATIALNQIPRAKIDVKYSDEFSLPFSSRVYNKQYCKMYQDRLNILRGKTLNNCNKKWASKYRQVNKVLDISFGEICWCIGSVYCEMKFKPNILEDVINDTYGAPALVTKYSDSETDEIMLEDESGRVLLSGDLISNEKNNELFITGVVIGVLGQETVDGSFEVLEICYPEPLNVPKSISMGNNNGRGTKVAIVSGLNIDSENFDFKRLNQLQEYLIGDLITNSEIGRLIIAGNSISKAKSPEDFNNDISNKLTIFEKFLTNVCKSIPIDLMPGFNDPSDKSWPQQPINKAIFSNSSEVYFNSEMIVNVTNPCLLYYNGVKFLGTSGENVNDIFKYHIKKNIERINVLEATLKWQDIAPTAPDTLWSYPYEDNNPFLFKSEWPKVYFVGNQPRFMFSKINLSSDPNNKDNEITCICVPEFSSTGEIVILDLDTKDVETVNFD; this is encoded by the coding sequence atgaaagatttattagaaaaatataataaacaacGAGCAGCTGCCACAATAGCACTCAACCAAATACCGAGAGCGAAAATCGATGTGAAATATAGTGATGAATTTAGCTTACCCTTTTCTTCAAGagtatataataaacagTACTGTAAAATGTATCAAGATAGACTTAATATTCTGAGGggaaaaactttaaataattgCAATAAGAAATGGGCCTCAAAATATAGACAAGTTAACAAAGTTTTGGACATTTCGTTTGGTGAAATCTGTTGGTGTATTGGCTCTGTATATTGCGAAATGAAATTCAAACCTAATATTTTGGAAGATGTGATTAATGACACTTATGGTGCACCAGCTTTAGTCACAAAGTATTCGGATTCAGAAACCGATGAAATTATGTTAGAAGATGAAAGCGGTAGAGTCTTGTTAAGTGGCGATCTGATTagcaatgaaaaaaataatgagtTATTCATCACTGGTGTAGTTATCGGAGTATTGGGACAAGAAACTGTGGATGGGTCCTTTGAAGTTTTAGAGATATGTTATCCAGAACCTTTAAATGTTCCGAAATCAATATCTATGggtaacaataatggtagAGGTACTAAAGTTGCCATTGTTAGCGGATTAAACATAGATAGTGAAAATTTTGACTTTAAAAGGTTAAATCAATTACAAGAGTATTTGATTGGTGACTTGATCACTAATTCTGAAATCGGCCGGCTAATAATTGCAGGTAATTCGATCTCTAAAGCAAAGTCGCCTGAAGactttaataatgatatttcaaataaattaacaattttcgaaaagtttttaactAATGTTTGTAAATCAATACCCATTGATCTGATGCCTGGTTTCAATGATCCAAGCGACAAGAGTTGGCCACAACAGCCAATTAATAAAGCGATTTTCAGTAATAGCTCTGAAGTGTATTTTAATAGTGAAATGATTGTAAACGTGACAAACCCATGTTTATTGTATTACAACGGGGTTAAATTTTTGGGTACCAGCGGTGAAAATGTTaatgatattttcaaatatcatataaaaaaaaatatagagcGAATAAATGTGCTTGAAGCAACATTGAAATGGCAAGATATCGCTCCAACTGCACCAGACACTTTATGGTCTTACCCTTACGAAGATAATAAtccatttttgtttaaatcTGAATGGCCAAAGGTTTATTTTGTGGGGAACCAGCCGAGATTTATGTTCAGCAAAATTAATCTAAGCAGTGAcccaaataataaagataatgaAATTACCTGTATCTGTGTTCCTGAATTTAGTTCTACAGGAGAAATAGTTATTTTAGATTTAGATACTAAAGACGTTGAAACAGTTAACTttgattga
- the PSD2 gene encoding phosphatidylserine decarboxylase 2 (similar to Saccharomyces cerevisiae YGR170W | PSD2 | PhosphatidylSerine Decarboxylase), translating to MKLKEDNPTTKSATIDNTQSATNGSSTDPQEKHKYKKEKHITHRHSRNKSTKIRKPPRLIIKANVIKGINITINNSGCNPMCCLFYNGKVLTTSTFKNTSDPIWDTQFKIKLPVLPESDTLRFLIFDKLSSNNSATTTSITNNYNNKNNNNNGAVDGDTANSNIGSNLVPPNVNGTRRHRTNSTASLNSISSNSRSPFNPYTHNNSNNSLDYYHHHLKTNNNGHAAKFDSELNSIYKNRNLILLGEVKISIRQLFENVKSADNKKHIFSRRKAMVDPKFYNLLIHYRVPELINLNTCDINNPSVPTSTFVTKSVETGGKLALSFQLSSSDKSQDLGSLFENWKNSLTDSLKQQNDFKRQTLLLNLESRDDHLLTSDSNNKETTFAAINGEYDDDLRRDASFYDDAPSLISISSSVSAVLSNASSLAPVQDILLKNNNNKNYSNKDNDNDNSSDCGVTTDVIENLSDFKQFVVSSNNERLNRVEASNYSSATDDFLSDQTMEENVNNHNTNANNNNNNNNNVLLKERSLTDIVLGLNEYQMDTPTAPNLLSKNSSSFTTNSKVENNAALPSLHLTMSDTGNNQGAVAESTISNNIIKKISSLYSLDQGYIEENESEEEKEEYVEDDEASANNNPILTKRSKRRKHIRTTYNQWNISKKNHALGVVLLDVVQITGLPSLQNMKKIKFKKTYTMDPFVIVTFGRRVFKTSWKRHSLNPVFNERIVFEMYPEEKNFKFHFNVVDKDSFSSHDKIAQGDILWEDLNSKNKNIEIPLILEDSCVLAPGKNSVNEVPKLHLKYKFLKYNDLKTIFWENVFRLILVNGTDDSISNEDQSNGNITSTSKASFDIIELTLLLEKLGDFSPQEIDHFFQLNGKSAWTFEKLTREELIFTLVNHSCESNFRKFNRCLFCHEKCLKISTNIRNSKLITENDLITHMARCPAIIALSNFNLSFTSLPKTTGEKNNETLDNINLEYNNNNNNNNNDDDDEVLTFGNNDREHYHYKYVNNNVDNSVDKNNDTNVKNKNDDITAKNLVSPRVNTNHNLLNVDYTDYNPNEYIKNLKLLKPSFVSSSFASKKWVSRVLIKMTYGKYALGSNNANILVQDRDTGIVIEEKISAHVKLGIRILYNKNNSSTTSSKKFKTLLKNLTIKQGKKFDDPASTKYIDSFIQFHSLDLSECKETSFKTFNEFFYRKLKPGARLPEVGDPRILISPADSRCTVFNTISKSKEIWIKGRNFTLENLTNGLINKLYQSKNCSGKNTNVDREYSIGIFRLAPQDYHRFHCPCDGRIGKPKYIKGEYYTVNPMAVRTELDVFGENVRCIIPIESPEFGTLLYIPVGAMMVGSIKLTCKEGDEIKRGTELGYFKFGGSTVLVVIPKRKVIFDSDLVKNSIDSIETLVKVGMSVGHTPGVKEFKRERRKVDSVEEMEKIRRSISVVLEDNITDPSSSALLSKNLTTQATSENESAKSSSSSLKKLFKGGKSSRVSTNKNKTDNNTVNDSNNGGEDKTVRKSVFGGTWEYLTLTEQIDQDIKNLADGDPDLLLTCLQEEETACKAITLNK from the coding sequence atGAAACTAAAAGAAGATAATCCCACCACAAAATCTGCAACGATTGACAATACTCAAAGTGCAACAAACGGTAGTTCTACAGACCCACAAGAAAAGCATAAAtataagaaagaaaagcaTATAACTCACAGGCATAGTAGAAATAAGAGCACCAAAATAAGGAAACCTCCGCGGTTAATTATTAAAGCAAATGTTATAAAAGGAATTAACATTACAATTAATAACTCGGGTTGTAATCCAATGTGCTGCTTATTTTACAATGGGAAAGTCCTTACTACGAGCACCTTTAAAAACACTTCCGATCCCATTTGGGATACTcaattcaaaattaaactACCCGTTCTGCCAGAGAGCGATACTTTGAGATTTCtgatttttgataaattaaGTTCAAACAATAGTGCCACCACTACTAGCATtactaataattataataataaaaataacaacaataatggtgCCGTTGATGGAGATACCgccaatagtaatattggAAGTAATCTTGTTCCACCCAATGTAAATGGCACAAGGAGACATAGAACAAACAGCACAGCAAGTCTAAACAGTATTTCTTCCAATTCTAGATCACCTTTTAATCCATATACGCATAACAACAGCAATAATTCTTTggattattatcatcaccatttaaaaaccaacaataatggtCATGCTGCTAAATTTGACAGCGAGTTAAattcaatatataaaaatagaaatttaattttattaggagaagtaaaaatatctataagacaattatttgaaaatgtAAAGTCTGCtgacaataaaaaacatattttttccaGGAGGAAAGCAATGGTTGAtccaaaattttacaatttattaattcatTACAGAGTGCCTGAGCTTATTAACCTCAATACGtgtgatattaataatccTAGTGTCCCTACCTCAACCTTTGTTACCAAGAGTGTTGAAACTGGTGGGAAATTGGCCTTATCCTTTCAATTAAGTTCATCTGATAAATCTCAAGACTTGGGTTCCCTGTTtgaaaattggaaaaattcaTTGACAGATTCCTTAAAACAACAGAATGACTTCAAGAGGCAAACCTTATTGTTAAATTTAGAGTCACGTGATGATCACCTTTTAACTTCAgattcaaataataaagaaactACATTTGCTGCTATTAACGGTGaatatgatgatgatttgaGAAGGGATGCTTCATTTTATGATGATGCTCCGTCGTTGATATCTATATCTTCTTCTGTATCTGCTGTGTTGTCTAACGCGTCGTCCTTGGCTCCCGTCCAAGATATTCTCctgaaaaacaacaacaacaagaattATTCTAATAAGGATAATGACAACGATAATTCATCTGATTGTGGTGTTACCACAGATGTTATTGAAAACCTTTCTGATTTTAAGCAGTTTGTTGTATCTTCGAATAACGAAAGATTAAATCGAGTCGAAGCGTCGAATTATTCAAGCGCTACTGATGATTTTTTGTCTGATCAAACGATGGAAGAAAATGTTAACAACCATAACActaatgctaataataataataataataataataatgtgtTGTTAAAGGAAAGATCTTTAACGGACATAGTTTTAGGTTTGAATGAATATCAAATGGATACACCCACAGCACCTAATTTACTTTCCAAAAATAGCTCTTCCTTTACTACAAATAGTaaagttgaaaataatgCCGCTTTACCGTCGTTACATTTAACAATGTCTGATACAGGAAATAACCAAGGTGCAGTGGCTGAAAGTAccatttctaataatatcataaagaaaatttcaTCGTTATATTCTTTGGATCAAGGCTATATAGAGGAAAATGAATccgaagaagaaaaagaagagtaTGTAGAAGACGATGAGGCAtctgctaataataatcctATTCTAACGAAAAGAtctaaaagaagaaagcaTATAAGAACTACGTATAATCAATGGaatatttctaaaaaaaatcatgcATTGGGTGTTGTCCTTTTGGATGTCGTTCAAATCACTGGATTACCCTCATTgcaaaatatgaaaaaaattaaatttaaaaaaacttataCGATGGACCCctttgttattgttacttTCGGTAGAAGAGTCTTCAAGACCTCGTGGAAAAGACACTCTTTGAATCCTGTCTTCAATGAACGAATAGTTTTTGAAATGTACcctgaagaaaaaaattttaaatttcattttaatGTTGTAGATAAggattctttttcttcgCACGATAAAATTGCACAAGGTGATATATTATGGGAAGATTTGAATTcaaagaacaaaaatattgaaatcCCTTTAATATTAGAGGATAGCTGTGTTTTAGCACCTGGTAAAAATTCAGTGAATGAGGTACCTAAGTTGCATTTAAAgtataaatttttgaaatataacgatttaaaaacaatattttggGAAAATGTTTTTCGGCTGATTCTAGTTAATGGCACAGATGATAGCATCAGTAACGAGGATCAGAGCAATGGCAATATTACCAGTACAAGCAAGGCTTCCTTTGATATTATAGAGTTGACGTTATTATTGGAGAAATTGGGTGATTTTTCTCCACAGGAAATTGATCACTTTTTTCAGCTGAATGGTAAGTCTGCATGGACTTTTGAAAAGCTAACACGGGAGGAACTAATTTTTACACTTGTTAATCATTCATGTGAATCAAATTTTAGGAAATTTAATAGATGTTTATTTTGCCATGAAAAGTGTTTAAAAATTAGCACCAACATAAGGAATTCAAAGTTAATTACAGAAAATGATTTAATTACGCATATGGCTAGGTGTCCTGCAATTATAGCTTTATCAAACTTCAATTTATCCTTTACTTCGTTGCCGAAGACAACtggtgaaaaaaataatgagacccttgataatattaatcttgagtataataataataataataataataataacgatgatgatgatgaggTTTTAACTTTTGGTAATAATGATCGTGaacattatcattataaatacgtcaataataatgttgataatagtgttgataaaaataatgatactaatgttaaaaataaaaatgatgatatCACGGCTAAAAATCTTGTTTCCCCACGTGTGAATACAAATCATAATCTGCTTAACGTTGATTATACCGACTATAATCCtaatgaatatattaaaaatttaaaattgttaaaacCAAGTTTTGTATCATCAAGTTTCGCTTCTAAAAAATGGGTTTCAAGGGTATTGATTAAAATGACTTATGGCAAATATGCATTAGGGTCAAATAATGCAAACATTTTAGTTCAAGATAGAGATACCGGAATTGTTATCGAGGAAAAAATTAGTGCACATGTTAAATTAGGAATAAGAATtctatataataaaaacaatagcAGCACCACaagttcaaaaaaattcaaaacattattgaaaaacttAACTATTAAACAGggtaaaaaatttgatgatCCTGCTTCTACAAAATACATTGATTCTTTTATTCAGTTTCATTCTTTGGATTTAAGTGAATGTAAAGAAACtagttttaaaacattcaatgagtttttttatagGAAGTTGAAACCGGGAGCCAGATTGCCGGAAGTTGGAGATCCAAGAATTTTGATATCACCAGCAGACTCCAGATGTACTGTTTTTAACACTATTTCGAAAAGCAAGGAAATATGGATTAAGGGAAGGAATTTTACCCTAGAAAATTTAACTAAtggtttaataaataagttGTATCAATCTAAAAATTGTTCAGGCAAAAATACTAATGTAGACAGAGAGTACAGTATCGGTATATTTAGGTTAGCACCACAAGATTACCATAGATTCCATTGCCCATGTGATGGTAGAATTGGTAAACCGAAATATATTAAGGGTGAATATTATACAGTCAATCCAATGGCCGTTAGGACCGAGTTAGATGTTTTTGGTGAGAATGTTAGATGTATTATTCCGATAGAATCACCCGAATTTGGCACGCTTTTATATATTCCAGTGGGTGCAATGATGGTAGGATCTATTAAGTTGACTTGTAAAGAAGGTGACGAGATCAAGAGAGGTACCGAATTGggttattttaaatttggcGGATCAACGGTATTGGTTGTAATTCCCAAGAGAAAAGTTATCTTTGATAGTGACTTGGTGAAGAATTCTATTGATTCTATTGAAACACTTGTGAAAGTTGGGATGAGCGTTGGTCATACGCCCGGTGTAAAAGAGTTCAAGAGAGAAAGGAGAAAGGTGGATAGTGTTGAAGAAATGGAGAAGATTAGAAGGTCTATTAGTGTTGTTCTGGAAGATAATATTACTGATCCATCTTCCTCGGCACTTTTATCAAAGAATTTAACAACACAGGCCACATCTGAAAATGAATCGGCAAAATCTTCGTCTTCTTCCttaaaaaagttgttcAAAGGCGGCAAAAGCTCTAGAGTCTCcaccaataaaaataaaactgaCAACAATACCGTAAATGATTCAAACAATGGGGGGGAGGATAAGACTGTACGAAAATCTGTTTTTGGTGGTACATGGGAATATTTAACACTTACAGAACAAATAGATCAAGACATCAAAAACTTAGCTGATGGAGATCCGGATTTACTCTTGACATGTCTGCAAGAGGAGGAGACCGCATGCAAAGCTATTACtttgaataaataa
- the LSO2 gene encoding Lso2p (similar to Saccharomyces cerevisiae YGR169C-A | LSO2 | Late-annotated Small Open reading frame (paralog of YJR005C-A | LSO1)) translates to MGKRFSESAAKKAAGLARKADQARAKVRAEKEKEAAAEAAKWEEGSRKPNKKKIEEQNKLTEKLAKKQERDRLLAEEEAQLGKGGKGKRK, encoded by the coding sequence ATGGGTAAAAGATTTAGTGAATCTGCTGCTAAAAAGGCTGCTGGTCTGGCTAGAAAAGCTGACCAGGCCAGAGCTAAAGTGAGAgctgaaaaagaaaaagaagctGCTGCTGAAGCTGCCAAATGGGAAGAAGGTTCTCGTAAGccaaacaagaaaaaaatagaagaacaaaataaattaactGAAAAATTGGCTAAGAAACAAGAAAGAGATCGTTTGCTGGCCGAAGAGGAAGCACAATTAGGTAAAGGTGGCAAAGGTAAAAGGAAATAA